In one Bactrocera tryoni isolate S06 chromosome 5, CSIRO_BtryS06_freeze2, whole genome shotgun sequence genomic region, the following are encoded:
- the LOC120777147 gene encoding uncharacterized protein LOC120777147, which yields MSATTEVCTNDPAETIKRATETTNNGSAAKDAPNAGGLVPEWLKAELFVDLLQKNVPNFKSIKNFTPIYMECVRTYEGHEEYYDSLQRSHERFADELRPLLTIDPNEFNVLNHGDFWINNVMFQYDDAGKLKETYFVDFQMTRYGPPINDLYSFLLLSPSLDMKLKHFDYFIKYYHDNLIEYLKLLKYSKKLPTLKEIHLAMLKYGSFGVNTVITLLPLVLLEANETASIANIIGDSEESRALKKAMYTNSRYREHVEVLFPWLYHPCVYISIIA from the exons ATGTCAGCGACAACAGAAGTGTGTACAAATGATCCTGCGGAAACCATTAAACGCGCAACGGAAACTACTAACAATGGTTCTGCAGCCAAAGACGCACCTAATGCTGGGGGTCTAGTCCCCGAATGGCTGAAAGCGGAACTATTTGTAGATCTGCTGCAGAAAAACGTACCAAATTTTAAGAGCATTAAAAATTTCACGCCAATATATATGGAATGTGTTCGTACGTATGAGGGCCATGAAGAGTACTACGATAGTTTG caACGAAGCCATGAGCGTTTTGCCGATGAATTGCGTCCGCTGCTGACAATCGATCCAAATGAGTTCAATGTTTTAAATCATGGTGACTTTTGGATCAACAATGTTATGTTCCAATATGATGACGCGGGTAAACTTAAGGAAACTTACTTCGTTGACTTTCAGATGACGCGTTATGGTCCACCGATAAATGATCTATATAGTTTCCTGCTATTGTCACCGAGCCTGGATATGAAACTAAAGCATTTCGATTACTTTATTAAATACTATCATGATAATTTGATTGAGTACTTGAAATTACtgaaatattccaaaaaattacccACCCTGAAAGAAATCCATCTAGCCATGCTCAAATATGGCAGTTTCG GTGTGAACACAGTTATTACTCTATTGCCCCTCGTGCTGCTCGAGGCAAATGAGACAGCTAGTATAGCCAATATAATCGGCGATTCAGAAGAGAGCAGAGCGCTTAAAAAGGCGATGTATACAAATTCACGTTATCGGGAACACGTTGAGGTCCTGTTTCCTTGGCTTTATCATCCATGCGTCTACATTTCCATAATTGCTTAG